Within Bifidobacterium dentium JCM 1195 = DSM 20436, the genomic segment CGTTCACGAAGCTCATCAGCGAGAATTCCTGTCCTTCGAGGAAGTCTTCGATAACCACTTTGGCACCGGCGTTACCGAAACGGTGATCGACGAAAATATCTTCCAAAGCGGCAATGGCGGTTTCCTCATCCATCGCAACGGTCACGCCTTTGCCCGCAGCCAAACCGTCAGCCTTGATCACGATCGGGGCACCATGTTCGCGCACGTAGGCTGCGGAACGGTCCAGGTCGTCGAAGGTCTGATACTTTGCGGTTGGAATGTCGTGACGTTCCATAAGCTGCTTGGCGAAATCCTTGGAGCCCTCGATCTGGGCGGCGGCCTTATTCGGGCCGAACGCCTTGATGCCGGCTGCGGCGAAATCGTCGACAATGCCTTCGATCAACGGCACTTCCGGACCGACGAATACCCAGTCGTAGTCGTTGTTCTTCACGAATTCGACCAGCGCGGCATGGTTGGAAGGATTGAGCTGCGTAGTGCGGATGCCGTCCAGTTCCATGCCTGGATTGCCCGGGGCCACGGTGACCTCGCTGACACTGCCGCCACGCATCAACGCGTGCGCGATGGCGTGCTCGCGCGCGCCGGAACCGATAACCAGAACCTTCATATTTCCTCCTATCACTGTCCCCGCCGAGGGGTTGCTACGAAATGATCGGGGTGAACCGATCCGGTTCACCCCTTATTGCCATTACTGAAGTTCGACGTCGTCGTTGGTCTTCTTCACAATGCTGCCCAGCACATAGCCGGTCTCGCCGTTGCTCTTCAGCAACTCCATGGTTTCATCCGCACGGTCGGCGCTCACGGCCAGCACCATGCCGATACCCATGTTGAAGATGTTGAACATTTCCATATGATCGATTTCGCCGGCCTTCTCGAGTACGTCGAAAATTGGCAGGATCGGCCAGGAGCCGAGGTTGATGCGGGCGGCAAGGCCGTCCGGAATCATGCGCGGGACATTCTCGATGAAACCGCCGCCGGTGATGTGGGCCACGCCCTTGACCACGCCCGCCTCGAACAGTGGGGAAAGAGCCTTCACATAGATTTTGGTTGGGGTGAGCAGCACGTCGCCGAGCTTTTCACCGTTCAGCTCGTCCAGCACGGTGTCCACGGTGTAGCCGGCCTGTTCGAACAAGGCTTTGCGTACCAAGGAGAAGCCGTTGGAATGCACGCCTGTGGATGGCAGGCCGATGAGCACGTCACCTTCGCAGATGGTGGAGCCGTCGACGATTGCGGACTTTTCAGCCACGCCGACTGCGAAACCGGCCAGATCGTACTCATCTGCGTCGTACATGCCCGGCATTTCGGCGGTCTCGCCGCCGATCAGACCGGAACCGGCCTGCACACAACCGTCGGCGACTCCTGAAACGACCTGCTCAAGCAGGGCCGGGTCGTTCTTGCCGCAGGCGATGTAGTCCAGGAAAAAGAGCGGTTCTGCACCTTGGGCGGCGATGTCGTTGACGCACATGGCCACGCAATCGATGCCGATGGTATTGTGCTTGTTCGCCATCTTGGCCACGACCAACTTGGTGCCGACGCCATCGGTACCGGAAATCAGCACAGGCTCCTTATAGCCGAGAGAAGCGAGGTCGAACAGGCCGCCGAAGCCGCCGATGCCGCCGACCACGCCAGGACGGTTGGTGCGTGCCACATGGGACTTGATGCGCTTGACGACTTCGTAACCGGCTTCGACGCTTACGCCGGCCTCTTCATATGCTTTTGGCATATCAAACCTTTCTAGGGTTCCAGTGTTCTTCTTTGTGGTTGCGGACGTGTAATGAGTCGGGTTCCGGATGGTCGAATCGCCATGCGGAACCCGAAACGGTTATTCTTGTGCCTCCGTCGGCTGCACCTTGTACTCGTTGCCCTCGTACTTGCTCTTGTACAGGGCGAACTCAGGCAGACGCACGCGATCCTCAGGGGTGAGGGATTTGAGGAAGTCGGCTTCGTAGTCGGCAAGGGCGGTGGGGTAGTCGCCGTTGAAGTAAGCGACGCACAGGCCTCCGTAGGGCGCATCCGCACCCAGACCGATGGATTCGACCAAGCCGTCGAGCGACAGGAACGCCAAGGAGTCGGCACCGATGAAATCGCGAATCTCCTCGACCGATTTCTTAGCGGCGATGAGCTCCTTGGTGGTGGAGATGTCGATGCCATAGAAACACGGATATTTCAGCGGTGGTGAGCTGATGCGCATGTGCACCTCTGCCGCGCCGGCCTCCTTGAGCAGCTGCACGATGCGCTTGGAGGTGGTGCCACGCACGATGGAATCGTCGATGACGACCACCCGCTTGCCTTTGACCACGCCGCGCACAGCGGACAGCTTCATACGCACGCCCTGTTCGCGCAGTTCCTGCGTTGGCTGGATGAAGGTGCGGGCTACGTACTGGTTTTTGATCAGG encodes:
- the purM gene encoding phosphoribosylformylglycinamidine cyclo-ligase — protein: MPKAYEEAGVSVEAGYEVVKRIKSHVARTNRPGVVGGIGGFGGLFDLASLGYKEPVLISGTDGVGTKLVVAKMANKHNTIGIDCVAMCVNDIAAQGAEPLFFLDYIACGKNDPALLEQVVSGVADGCVQAGSGLIGGETAEMPGMYDADEYDLAGFAVGVAEKSAIVDGSTICEGDVLIGLPSTGVHSNGFSLVRKALFEQAGYTVDTVLDELNGEKLGDVLLTPTKIYVKALSPLFEAGVVKGVAHITGGGFIENVPRMIPDGLAARINLGSWPILPIFDVLEKAGEIDHMEMFNIFNMGIGMVLAVSADRADETMELLKSNGETGYVLGSIVKKTNDDVELQ